From a region of the Gemmatimonadales bacterium genome:
- a CDS encoding ferritin-like domain-containing protein, protein MAPKPKTQPVAKPKSQSAAPDPSPVSRARLIELLNEDLAREYQAIIAYVVYSQVLKGAEYMAIAAELEKHAGEELRHALIISNQVDYLGGNPVVVPKPVKTSDKPREMLRFDLENERQTILQYRARLRQCESLGEYAIAEHIRQILADEQEHLIDLATALGEDPPDLSQPQ, encoded by the coding sequence ATGGCCCCGAAGCCGAAGACCCAGCCCGTCGCGAAGCCGAAGTCGCAATCCGCCGCACCCGATCCGTCGCCGGTCTCCCGCGCGAGGTTGATCGAACTCCTCAACGAAGACCTCGCCCGCGAATACCAGGCGATCATCGCGTACGTTGTCTATTCGCAAGTGCTCAAGGGCGCGGAATACATGGCGATCGCGGCCGAGCTGGAGAAGCACGCCGGCGAGGAGCTCCGGCATGCGCTGATCATCTCGAACCAGGTCGATTATCTCGGCGGCAACCCTGTGGTCGTGCCGAAACCGGTGAAGACCTCCGACAAGCCGCGCGAAATGCTGCGGTTCGACCTCGAAAACGAACGGCAGACGATCCTGCAGTACCGGGCGCGGCTGCGGCAGTGCGAATCGCTCGGCGAGTATGCCATCGCCGAGCATATCCGCCAGATCCTGGCCGACGAGCAGGAACACCTGATCGATCTCGCCACGGCGCTCGGCGAGGATCCGCCCGACCTCAGTCAGCCGCAGTAG